A window of Novosphingobium terrae contains these coding sequences:
- a CDS encoding fumarylacetoacetate hydrolase family protein has protein sequence MKLLRFDDRGTPRLGVLSGENIVPIDPLTERYPTMLSIIAGGAEALEAVRSVLQAAENVLPLSGTKLLAPMERPGKYMAIGMNFQKHAEEASALGVEKPKQQFWFNKQTSCITGPDSVIDPGVSEKLDYEVELAAIIGTAAKGVSQDEASAHVFGYTVANDVSARDWQFHSPTFTIGKSFDTHGPIGPWIVTADEIGDPHGLRLRCWVNGELRQDSDTSQLIFNIWQQISYLSTAFTLEPGDLIATGTPEGVGVAMKPPVFLQAGDIIRCEVEKIGTLENKVMAATV, from the coding sequence ATGAAATTATTGAGGTTTGACGATCGCGGCACGCCGCGGCTGGGCGTCCTGTCCGGTGAGAACATCGTGCCGATCGATCCGCTGACAGAGCGTTATCCCACGATGCTCTCGATCATCGCGGGCGGGGCTGAAGCGCTGGAGGCGGTGCGATCGGTTTTGCAGGCGGCGGAAAATGTGCTGCCTTTGTCCGGCACAAAACTTCTGGCGCCGATGGAAAGGCCAGGCAAATATATGGCCATCGGCATGAATTTTCAGAAGCATGCCGAGGAAGCTTCGGCTTTGGGCGTCGAAAAGCCCAAGCAGCAGTTCTGGTTCAACAAGCAGACCAGCTGCATCACCGGCCCCGACAGTGTGATCGATCCCGGCGTCAGCGAAAAGCTGGATTACGAAGTCGAGCTGGCGGCGATCATCGGCACGGCGGCAAAAGGCGTTTCGCAAGACGAGGCGTCCGCTCATGTCTTTGGCTATACGGTGGCCAATGATGTTTCGGCACGCGATTGGCAATTTCATTCGCCCACCTTCACGATCGGCAAGTCATTCGATACGCATGGCCCCATCGGCCCATGGATCGTGACCGCTGACGAAATCGGCGACCCGCACGGCCTGCGCCTGCGCTGCTGGGTCAATGGCGAGTTGCGGCAGGACAGTGATACCAGCCAGTTGATCTTCAACATCTGGCAGCAGATTTCCTATCTTTCGACCGCTTTCACGCTGGAGCCGGGCGATCTGATCGCCACCGGCACACCGGAGGGCGTCGGCGTGGCGATGAAACCGCCGGTCTTCTTGCAAGCCGGAGATATTATCCGCTGTGAAGTTGAAAAGATCGGGACGCTTGAGAACAAGGTTATGGCCGCAACGGTATGA
- a CDS encoding nuclear transport factor 2 family protein, which translates to MTTILQGTAARRGILQTGVLGAALALAPGAAAAQSDAPSAKGETMPPADLLDSYAVTQLLLRERYARETRDGEAEAACFWPDAEVEVSWFKGKASDFVAIGAQGAAAAKANGTVSFDSMSPPVVWVKGDRAIADSSCAVHSFILLDGVEASMTGYTRLLWRARREKGEWRLAGLRGIYIRDTLEACNPAQVPVIDVKKLAQYRPSYRHLSYALAATGRTPRMDLPGVDQPEVVAAMRAAEQAWLDHRA; encoded by the coding sequence ATGACCACGATCCTGCAAGGCACGGCTGCGCGCCGTGGCATTCTGCAAACCGGCGTGCTGGGCGCCGCCCTGGCCCTGGCGCCTGGCGCGGCGGCAGCACAGAGCGATGCCCCATCGGCGAAAGGTGAGACCATGCCCCCTGCCGACCTGCTCGACAGCTATGCGGTGACTCAGCTTCTGCTGCGTGAACGCTATGCACGCGAAACCCGCGATGGCGAGGCCGAAGCTGCCTGTTTCTGGCCCGATGCCGAAGTCGAAGTGTCATGGTTCAAAGGCAAGGCCAGCGATTTTGTCGCGATTGGTGCTCAGGGCGCAGCCGCCGCCAAGGCCAACGGGACGGTCTCCTTCGACTCGATGAGCCCGCCTGTCGTCTGGGTGAAGGGCGACCGCGCCATCGCTGACAGTTCCTGCGCGGTGCATTCCTTCATCCTGCTCGACGGGGTGGAAGCCAGCATGACCGGCTACACCCGCCTGCTGTGGCGGGCACGGCGCGAAAAAGGCGAATGGCGGCTGGCGGGCCTGCGCGGCATCTACATCCGCGACACGCTGGAGGCCTGCAATCCGGCGCAAGTGCCGGTCATCGATGTGAAGAAGCTGGCGCAATATCGCCCGTCCTACCGCCATCTTAGCTATGCGCTGGCCGCGACGGGCCGCACGCCGCGCATGGATCTGCCCGGCGTGGACCAGCCCGAGGTGGTGGCCGCGATGCGTGCGGCGGAGCAGGCGTGGCTGGATCATCGGGCGTAA
- a CDS encoding acyl-CoA dehydrogenase family protein: protein MTTAVRIAPGDPLSALLTAAADLSALAREHADRTEADRRVPQELIEQFRDAGLYRVLQPAAFGGYEAGFDAFAQIVAHLARGDGSTGWVFSVCAVHQWLIGLFPPEAQDDVWGSKRDAFAAGSYAPVGRAQKVDGGYRMTGAWSFASGCDTSDWLLLGSIFQPSEDAAPFPGFFLVPAKDYRIDPDSWRVAGLAGTGSRTVHLDSVFVPEHRVLSFAAGTSGQAPGAQLNTSPLYRIPFMACVPTCLVAPVLGMAEGALELYLDTTLGRNTRGAVAGGNNRMAEFATVQMRVADASARIDAARTVLMRDIAETRQTAEAGQPIGLDMRLRNRRSHAFTVKLLVEAVDALFYGSGGTALDLARPLQRFWRDTHAGGVHISTNWDAVSTMYGQHALGLEPKGQY from the coding sequence ATGACCACCGCCGTGAGGATCGCCCCGGGCGACCCGCTATCCGCCCTGCTGACCGCCGCCGCCGACCTGAGCGCGCTGGCCCGCGAGCATGCCGACCGCACCGAAGCGGACCGCCGCGTGCCGCAAGAGTTGATCGAGCAATTCCGCGACGCCGGGCTCTACCGCGTGCTGCAACCCGCCGCTTTTGGAGGCTATGAGGCTGGCTTCGATGCCTTTGCCCAGATCGTGGCGCATCTGGCGCGCGGCGATGGCTCGACCGGATGGGTGTTCAGCGTCTGCGCCGTGCATCAATGGCTGATCGGCCTGTTCCCGCCTGAAGCTCAGGACGATGTCTGGGGCAGCAAGCGCGACGCCTTCGCCGCCGGCTCCTATGCGCCGGTGGGCCGCGCGCAGAAGGTCGACGGCGGCTATCGCATGACCGGCGCCTGGAGCTTTGCCTCGGGCTGCGACACCTCGGACTGGCTGCTGCTCGGTTCGATCTTCCAGCCCAGCGAGGACGCAGCTCCCTTCCCCGGCTTCTTCCTGGTGCCAGCCAAGGATTACCGCATCGATCCAGACAGTTGGCGCGTGGCAGGTCTGGCCGGCACCGGCAGCCGCACGGTCCATCTCGACTCCGTCTTCGTGCCGGAGCATCGCGTGCTCAGCTTTGCTGCGGGCACATCGGGGCAGGCGCCGGGTGCGCAGCTCAACACCAGTCCGCTCTATCGCATTCCCTTTATGGCCTGTGTGCCGACCTGTCTGGTCGCCCCGGTGCTGGGCATGGCCGAGGGCGCGCTGGAGCTGTATCTCGACACCACGCTTGGCCGTAACACGCGCGGCGCGGTGGCAGGCGGCAACAACCGCATGGCCGAATTCGCCACGGTGCAGATGCGCGTGGCCGATGCTTCGGCGCGGATCGATGCGGCGCGCACCGTGCTGATGCGCGATATTGCCGAAACCCGCCAGACCGCCGAGGCCGGGCAGCCGATCGGCCTGGACATGCGCCTGCGCAACCGGCGCAGCCATGCCTTTACGGTCAAATTGCTGGTCGAGGCGGTGGATGCGCTGTTCTACGGCTCGGGTGGCACCGCTCTCGATCTGGCTCGCCCGCTTCAGCGCTTCTGGCGCGATACCCATGCGGGCGGGGTGCATATCAGCACCAATTGGGATGCGGTTTCCACCATGTATGGGCAGCATGCGCTGGGGCTGGAACCCAAAGGACAATATTGA
- a CDS encoding MarR family winged helix-turn-helix transcriptional regulator, which translates to MYALNESLAFLLNRAGAAVATAFTLELKDCGLTLPMWRVLAALLGTGEQTLSGLAEVTSVEISTLSRQVGTLVDKKLVNRQQSGLHWRSVNISLTPEGRALVEELLPAVARHEQVALDGVNPADIRRLKLLLNKVYSNLANFDQVQLPSAAKQE; encoded by the coding sequence ATGTATGCCTTGAACGAATCGCTGGCCTTTCTTCTCAACCGTGCCGGCGCCGCCGTGGCCACCGCTTTCACCCTTGAACTGAAGGACTGCGGGCTAACCTTGCCGATGTGGCGCGTGCTGGCCGCCCTGCTGGGCACAGGCGAGCAAACACTGAGCGGCTTGGCCGAAGTCACCAGCGTGGAAATTTCCACTCTGTCGCGGCAGGTTGGCACGCTGGTGGACAAAAAGCTGGTCAATCGCCAGCAATCCGGGCTGCACTGGCGCTCGGTCAACATCAGCCTGACGCCGGAGGGCCGCGCCCTTGTCGAGGAGCTGCTGCCCGCCGTCGCGCGGCATGAGCAGGTGGCGCTCGATGGCGTCAATCCGGCGGACATTCGCCGCCTCAAGCTTTTGCTGAACAAGGTCTATTCCAATCTGGCCAACTTCGATCAGGTGCAATTGCCCAGCGCCGCCAAGCAGGAATGA